In Streptomyces sp. NBC_01439, the following are encoded in one genomic region:
- a CDS encoding GNAT family N-acetyltransferase has protein sequence MTPALRTERLLLDPYVPEDEEGFVALFQDARVSRWMGDGPTSEAEDRALFGRIFTKVYAENLFDVWAVRRDGRLVGHAEIKRTDEVDGHEIIYALAPEAWGAGLGTEIAEAIVAYGFGSLDLTEVHATVADANAASLVLLERIGFAHVRDVREDDGSTTRVLTRRRDPAA, from the coding sequence ATGACGCCTGCTCTGCGTACCGAACGCCTGCTCCTCGACCCGTACGTCCCCGAGGACGAGGAAGGTTTCGTGGCGCTCTTCCAGGACGCCCGAGTGTCCCGGTGGATGGGGGACGGTCCCACTTCCGAGGCTGAGGACCGGGCGCTCTTCGGGCGGATCTTCACCAAGGTCTACGCCGAGAACCTCTTCGACGTGTGGGCCGTGCGCCGGGACGGCAGGCTGGTCGGGCACGCCGAGATCAAGCGGACCGACGAGGTCGACGGCCACGAGATCATCTACGCGCTGGCCCCCGAGGCTTGGGGAGCGGGCCTCGGTACCGAGATCGCCGAGGCGATCGTCGCGTACGGCTTCGGCTCCCTCGACCTGACCGAGGTGCACGCCACCGTGGCCGACGCCAACGCCGCCTCCCTGGTGCTGCTGGAGCGCATCGGCTTCGCCCACGTCCGTGACGTGCGGGAGGACGACGGCAGCACCACCCGCGTGCTGACCCGCCGCCGGGATCCCGCCGCCTGA
- a CDS encoding PP2C family protein-serine/threonine phosphatase: MGLGRQGNGGGRAGGGGSGGSGLARRVVRVLPVALIALGMVFDVLTPPSFTGSPFFTAAPLTAAPLFTFWATALTGSLAVFAVFVLHVLNGTSWKVEALTELVTVLTVAGLALLINRMVRRSGERLASARGIAEAAQRAVLPKPAERIGGLHVSAWYEAAQADAFIGGDLYAVQETPYGVRLAVGDVRGKGLGAVEAVAVVLGAFREAADTEPTLEELAQRLERALAREGTRRDSLDVVEGFTTCVLGEIPPGVSVLRLLNRGHPEPLLLHANGELAVLAPAEPALPLGMGELGGWPDLVQEWAFPEGTTLLLYTDGLTEARDGAGDFYDPADRLRGRIFPGPQALLSALSSDVRRHTGGGATDDMALLAVGRPGEREPQRRRTVPVVPRGDVM, encoded by the coding sequence GTGGGGCTGGGCCGGCAGGGCAACGGCGGTGGGCGCGCGGGCGGGGGCGGGAGCGGCGGGAGCGGCCTGGCCCGTCGCGTGGTCCGGGTGCTGCCCGTCGCACTGATCGCCCTCGGGATGGTCTTCGACGTGCTGACCCCGCCCAGCTTCACGGGGTCCCCGTTCTTCACGGCGGCCCCCTTGACCGCTGCCCCGCTGTTCACCTTCTGGGCCACCGCCCTGACGGGCTCCCTGGCCGTGTTCGCGGTGTTCGTGCTGCACGTCCTCAACGGCACCAGCTGGAAGGTCGAGGCGCTGACCGAGCTGGTGACCGTGCTGACCGTCGCCGGGCTGGCGCTCCTGATCAACCGCATGGTGCGGCGCAGCGGCGAGCGGCTCGCGTCGGCGCGCGGGATCGCGGAGGCGGCACAGCGGGCGGTGCTGCCGAAGCCGGCCGAGCGCATCGGGGGGCTGCACGTCTCCGCCTGGTACGAGGCCGCGCAGGCGGACGCCTTCATCGGCGGCGACCTGTACGCGGTCCAGGAAACCCCGTACGGAGTGCGGCTGGCGGTGGGCGACGTAAGGGGCAAGGGGCTGGGGGCGGTCGAGGCCGTCGCGGTGGTCCTCGGGGCGTTCCGGGAGGCGGCGGACACCGAGCCCACGCTGGAGGAGTTGGCGCAGCGGCTGGAGCGGGCGCTGGCTCGCGAGGGCACCCGGCGCGACAGCCTGGACGTGGTGGAGGGGTTCACGACGTGCGTGCTCGGGGAGATCCCGCCGGGCGTGAGTGTGCTGCGCCTGCTCAACCGGGGCCACCCCGAGCCGCTGCTGCTGCACGCGAACGGTGAGCTGGCGGTCCTCGCCCCGGCGGAGCCGGCCCTGCCGCTCGGCATGGGGGAGCTGGGCGGCTGGCCGGACCTGGTGCAGGAGTGGGCCTTCCCGGAGGGGACCACCCTGCTGCTCTACACGGACGGGTTGACCGAGGCACGGGACGGGGCGGGGGACTTCTACGACCCGGCGGACCGGCTGCGCGGGCGGATCTTTCCCGGGCCGCAGGCGCTGCTCAGCGCGCTCAGCAGCGATGTGCGCCGGCATACGGGCGGCGGGGCGACGGACGACATGGCGCTGCTCGCGGTGGGCCGGCCGGGGGAGCGGGAGCCGCAGCGACGGCGGACCGTGCCGGTGGTGCCCCGCGGCGACGTGATGTGA
- a CDS encoding M23 family metallopeptidase — MASNLPAPEGIEIQEPPTAGAWGEWNPTEDSVRPVRGKHRVAKQRGGLARSSTVLGVGVIAAVGAGGIATAQDRPQVAISLPALPDMMSGNKAQQEDGGSGSAAPTGERTGIIAQQSVQGPDAGEVLRNRILQQAEAQQGAAEANARAEAEQAAQQAAAQEAKEKLEEARKAAEEAKAQAEAKAKEEAEAKAAEAAQAAAAAKAEQERAAKPSGSYSLPTSAYTLTSHYGDSGSMWSSGHHTGLDFAAPTGTPVKAVAAGKITSAGWSGAYGYRIVLELPDGTEIWYCHLSSMSVTSGAVGAGETIGRVGATGNVTGPHLHLEVRKGGSTQDPLAWLNSKGLNV, encoded by the coding sequence GTGGCCTCCAACTTGCCTGCCCCTGAAGGCATCGAGATCCAGGAGCCGCCCACCGCGGGTGCCTGGGGCGAGTGGAATCCCACCGAGGATTCGGTGCGGCCGGTCCGTGGCAAGCACCGGGTCGCCAAGCAGCGCGGAGGACTTGCCCGCAGCTCCACCGTGCTCGGCGTCGGTGTCATCGCGGCGGTCGGCGCCGGCGGCATCGCCACGGCACAGGACCGGCCCCAGGTCGCGATATCCCTGCCGGCGCTGCCCGACATGATGAGCGGGAACAAGGCCCAGCAGGAGGACGGCGGTTCCGGATCGGCGGCCCCGACGGGCGAGCGGACGGGGATCATCGCGCAGCAGTCCGTCCAGGGCCCGGACGCGGGCGAGGTGTTGCGCAACCGGATCCTCCAGCAGGCCGAGGCCCAGCAGGGCGCTGCCGAGGCGAATGCCCGGGCGGAGGCGGAGCAGGCCGCGCAGCAGGCCGCCGCCCAGGAGGCCAAGGAGAAGCTGGAGGAGGCCCGCAAGGCCGCCGAGGAAGCGAAGGCGCAGGCCGAGGCGAAGGCCAAGGAAGAGGCCGAAGCGAAGGCCGCGGAAGCGGCGCAGGCCGCGGCGGCGGCCAAGGCCGAGCAGGAGCGCGCCGCCAAGCCCTCCGGCAGCTACTCCCTGCCCACCTCCGCCTACACCCTCACCTCGCACTACGGGGACTCCGGCTCCATGTGGTCCTCCGGCCACCACACCGGCCTCGACTTCGCGGCCCCGACCGGAACCCCGGTCAAGGCCGTGGCCGCCGGAAAGATCACCTCGGCCGGCTGGTCCGGCGCGTACGGCTACCGGATCGTGCTGGAGCTCCCGGACGGCACGGAGATCTGGTACTGCCACCTTTCCTCGATGTCGGTGACCTCCGGTGCCGTCGGCGCCGGCGAGACCATCGGCCGCGTCGGCGCCACCGGCAACGTCACCGGACCTCATCTCCACCTGGAAGTACGCAAGGGCGGATCGACGCAGGACCCGCTGGCGTGGCTGAACTCCAAGGGCCTGAACGTCTGA
- a CDS encoding PrsW family intramembrane metalloprotease has translation MYRALLLVLPRPSGTVRTCVLLALLAATGVAILELVREQTGTSGFFVGLGLALLPVAPLMAAFRWLGRAAPAPWSQLLFCFGWGACTAALIAILANNFATEWIAAATADASDADHLGSVAIAPVVEESAKAAALLLVFLCRRRHFTGPADGFVVAGFTATGFAFTENILYLGNAFVEDVADRSGVLESMTVATFFVRIVLSPFAHPLFTVLTGLGFGLAAVSARRSRRIFLPLLGLVLAMGLHALWNGSSQFGEHGFYVVYSCVMVPVFGLLVWLAVRIRRDRLRAVEGELSLYAAAGWLGPAEVPALASMPARSLARTLARRSGGRAAGRTVARYEADAAALALLRNRARRGGPVRERDFAGRERELLHRLWQSRATAGPALARAAVMEELIPPWFDPLDPAAARADVPGPRRTDQGLVAPDPTPGTAPDPGLRRSGPWSSATPAGPASIRPCVLPGGDEVR, from the coding sequence GTGTACCGAGCGCTCCTTCTCGTGCTCCCACGTCCGTCCGGCACGGTCCGCACGTGCGTGCTCCTCGCCCTGCTCGCCGCGACCGGGGTCGCCATCCTCGAACTCGTGCGGGAACAGACCGGCACCTCGGGCTTCTTCGTCGGTCTCGGTCTGGCCCTGTTACCGGTGGCGCCGCTCATGGCGGCCTTCCGGTGGCTGGGCCGGGCCGCGCCCGCGCCCTGGTCGCAGCTGCTGTTCTGCTTCGGCTGGGGCGCCTGCACCGCGGCGCTGATCGCGATACTGGCCAACAACTTCGCCACCGAGTGGATCGCCGCGGCCACCGCCGACGCCTCCGACGCCGATCACCTCGGCTCGGTGGCCATCGCCCCGGTGGTGGAGGAGAGCGCCAAGGCGGCGGCCCTGCTGCTGGTGTTCCTGTGCCGAAGACGCCATTTCACCGGCCCCGCCGACGGGTTCGTAGTGGCCGGCTTCACCGCCACCGGGTTCGCCTTCACCGAGAACATCCTCTACCTCGGCAACGCCTTCGTGGAGGACGTGGCCGACCGCAGCGGCGTGCTGGAATCGATGACGGTGGCGACCTTCTTCGTACGGATAGTGCTGTCGCCGTTCGCGCACCCGCTGTTCACCGTGCTCACCGGGCTGGGCTTCGGCCTGGCCGCCGTCAGCGCCCGCCGCTCGCGCAGGATCTTCCTACCGCTGCTCGGCCTGGTGCTGGCCATGGGCCTGCACGCGCTGTGGAACGGCTCCTCGCAGTTCGGGGAGCACGGGTTCTACGTGGTCTACAGCTGCGTGATGGTCCCGGTGTTCGGGCTACTGGTGTGGCTGGCGGTGCGGATAAGGCGCGACCGGTTGCGGGCCGTCGAGGGTGAGCTCTCGCTGTACGCGGCCGCGGGCTGGCTCGGTCCGGCCGAGGTCCCGGCCCTGGCTTCGATGCCGGCCCGGTCATTGGCCCGCACCCTGGCCCGGCGCAGCGGGGGCCGGGCGGCCGGACGCACGGTCGCCCGCTACGAGGCGGATGCTGCGGCCCTGGCCCTGCTACGGAACCGGGCGCGGCGCGGCGGCCCCGTACGGGAGCGGGATTTCGCGGGCCGGGAGCGGGAGTTGCTGCACCGGCTCTGGCAGTCCCGGGCGACGGCCGGTCCCGCACTGGCCCGGGCGGCGGTCATGGAGGAGCTGATTCCACCGTGGTTCGATCCTCTGGACCCGGCGGCCGCACGGGCGGACGTACCCGGGCCCCGGCGGACTGACCAGGGCCTTGTCGCACCGGACCCGACCCCGGGAACGGCCCCGGACCCGGGGCTCAGACGTTCAGGCCCTTGGAGTTCAGCCACGCCAGCGGGTCCTGCGTCGATCCGCCCTTGCGTACTTCCAGGTGGAGATGAGGTCCGGTGA
- the trmB gene encoding tRNA (guanosine(46)-N7)-methyltransferase TrmB, translating into MPPKWRTEPRFPDGPSPDPAGSHHERRIRSFQPRRSRVTTGQGEALKRLWGTWGLDIDGHRVLDLDELFDGLPVVLEIGFGMGEATAQMAADDPGTGILAADVHTPGQGNLLALAERGGMTNVRVANGDAIILLREMLPPDSLAGIRVYFPDPWPKARHHKRRLIQPDFLTLAATRLAPGAVLHCATDWEPYAEQMLEVLTAHPDFENTQQDGGFSPRPAFRPLTRFEGQGLDKGHLVHDLLFRRTEN; encoded by the coding sequence GTGCCGCCCAAGTGGCGCACCGAGCCCCGCTTCCCCGACGGGCCTTCGCCAGACCCGGCCGGCTCGCACCACGAGCGGCGGATCCGGAGCTTCCAGCCCCGGCGCAGCCGGGTCACCACCGGCCAGGGCGAGGCCCTGAAGCGCCTGTGGGGCACGTGGGGCCTGGACATCGACGGCCACCGGGTCCTCGACCTCGATGAGCTCTTCGATGGTCTCCCGGTCGTCCTGGAGATCGGCTTCGGCATGGGCGAGGCCACGGCCCAGATGGCCGCCGACGACCCCGGCACCGGGATCCTCGCCGCCGACGTGCACACCCCCGGGCAGGGCAACCTGCTCGCCCTCGCCGAGCGCGGCGGGATGACCAACGTCCGGGTGGCCAACGGCGACGCCATCATCCTGCTCCGCGAGATGCTGCCGCCCGACTCGCTGGCCGGCATCCGCGTGTACTTCCCGGACCCGTGGCCCAAGGCCCGCCACCACAAGCGCCGGCTGATCCAGCCCGACTTCCTGACGCTGGCCGCCACCCGTCTGGCGCCCGGGGCCGTACTGCACTGCGCGACCGACTGGGAGCCGTACGCCGAGCAGATGCTCGAAGTGCTCACCGCGCACCCGGACTTCGAGAACACCCAGCAGGACGGCGGCTTCTCCCCGCGGCCCGCCTTCCGGCCGCTGACCCGCTTCGAGGGCCAGGGCCTCGACAAGGGGCACCTCGTACACGACTTGCTCTTCCGTCGCACGGAGAACTGA
- the lhgO gene encoding L-2-hydroxyglutarate oxidase gives MQYAGVGGVSVGGGVDCDVLVIGGGIVGLSTAHALSRLAPGTRVVVLEKESGPARHQTGRNSGVIHSGIYYRPGSLKARFAVSGAAEMVKFCAEHGIPHEVTGKLIVATEREELPRLHALVQRGRENGIPVRELGPAQITEYEPQVQGLAAIHVGSTGIVDYGRVSAQLAESSGAEIVYGGAVDLISRRASAVAVRTTSGLVVRARVLVNCAGLQCDRIARLAGDDPGMRIIPFRGEYYDLTRPDLVRGLVYPVPDPAFPFLGVHLTRGIGGGVHVGPNAVPALAREGYAWSTVRPGDIADELAWPGSWRMAARHWRYGTGEIHRSLSKQAFTRAVRRLLPAVTADDLRPAEAGVRAQAVLRDGTLVDDFLIRDAPRTVHVLNAPSPAATASLPIGREIATRALRTLGSA, from the coding sequence GTGCAGTATGCAGGGGTGGGAGGTGTCAGCGTGGGTGGCGGCGTGGACTGCGATGTGCTGGTGATCGGCGGCGGGATCGTCGGCCTGTCGACGGCGCATGCATTGTCGCGCCTGGCTCCGGGGACCAGGGTCGTGGTCCTGGAGAAGGAGTCGGGCCCGGCCCGGCACCAGACGGGCCGCAACAGCGGGGTGATCCACAGCGGGATCTACTACCGCCCGGGATCCCTGAAGGCGCGCTTCGCGGTGAGCGGGGCCGCGGAGATGGTCAAGTTCTGTGCGGAGCACGGCATTCCGCACGAGGTGACGGGAAAGCTCATCGTCGCCACGGAGCGGGAGGAGCTGCCCCGGCTGCACGCCCTGGTCCAGCGCGGCCGGGAGAACGGCATTCCGGTGCGCGAGCTCGGCCCGGCGCAGATCACGGAGTACGAGCCGCAGGTGCAGGGACTGGCGGCGATCCATGTCGGCAGCACCGGGATCGTCGACTACGGCCGGGTGAGCGCCCAGCTCGCGGAATCCTCCGGCGCCGAGATCGTCTACGGCGGCGCCGTGGACCTGATCTCCCGGCGCGCCTCGGCCGTGGCGGTCCGCACCACGTCCGGCCTGGTCGTCAGGGCGCGGGTACTGGTGAACTGCGCGGGCCTCCAGTGCGACCGGATCGCCCGCCTCGCCGGAGACGACCCGGGCATGCGGATCATCCCCTTCCGTGGCGAGTACTACGACCTGACGCGACCGGACCTGGTCCGGGGCCTGGTGTACCCGGTGCCCGACCCGGCGTTCCCCTTCCTCGGGGTGCACCTGACCCGGGGCATCGGCGGCGGCGTCCACGTCGGCCCCAATGCCGTGCCCGCGCTGGCCCGCGAGGGCTACGCCTGGTCGACGGTGCGGCCCGGGGACATCGCGGACGAGCTCGCCTGGCCGGGCTCCTGGCGGATGGCCGCACGGCACTGGCGGTACGGGACGGGCGAGATCCACCGCTCGCTGTCGAAGCAGGCCTTCACCCGGGCGGTGCGGCGCCTGCTGCCGGCCGTCACCGCCGACGACCTGCGCCCCGCCGAGGCCGGGGTCCGCGCCCAGGCCGTGCTGCGCGACGGCACCCTGGTGGACGACTTCCTGATCCGCGACGCACCGCGCACGGTCCACGTCCTCAACGCCCCCTCGCCCGCCGCGACCGCGTCCCTCCCGATCGGCAGGGAGATCGCCACCCGCGCCCTGCGGACCCTGGGCTCGGCCTGA
- a CDS encoding sporulation protein: MSRELREPNEKLGAVLALAGISNAGLARRVNDLGAQRGLTLRYDKTSVARWVSKGMVPQGAAPHLIAAAIGAKLGRPVPLHEIGLADADPAPEVGLAFPRDVGAAVRSATDLYRLDLAGRRGGGGIWQSLAGSFSVAAYATPASRWLISPADSSVAREPAGSRAPHLTTGDAASTNATTGHAATGTAADSATADDPTAGSLPAGTSATSATLDPAARHSMVQSPVSAPPSAHGAPAREATAAPGPRPFPDGRTTGPMTGLAGPLAGPASGPVTEPAKGPPSTVVPAQPGPETPRDHGQRVGHSDVSKLREAAEDARRWDSKYGGGDWRSSMVPECLRVDAAPLLLGSYTDEVGRALFGATAELTRLAGWMAFDTGQQEAAQRYYIQALRLARAAADVPLGGYVLASMSLQATYRDFPDEGVDLAQAAVERNRGLATARTMSFFRLVEARAHAKAGDSTAAGAALRAAEGWLERSREGDPDPTWLGFYSYDRFAADAAECYRDLKLPRQVRRFTEQALSRPTEEYVRSHGLRLVVSAVAELESGNLDAACAAGTRAVEVAGRISSARTTEYVRDLLHRLEPYGDEPRVAELRERARPLLVAPA; the protein is encoded by the coding sequence ATGTCCAGGGAGCTCCGCGAGCCCAATGAGAAGCTCGGCGCCGTCCTCGCCCTCGCGGGCATCAGCAACGCAGGGCTGGCCCGACGCGTCAACGACCTCGGCGCACAGCGCGGCCTGACGCTTCGGTACGACAAGACGTCGGTGGCCCGGTGGGTGTCGAAGGGGATGGTGCCCCAGGGCGCCGCCCCGCACCTGATCGCCGCCGCCATCGGCGCCAAGTTGGGGCGGCCGGTGCCGCTGCACGAGATCGGGCTGGCGGACGCCGACCCCGCTCCCGAGGTCGGGCTGGCCTTCCCGCGCGACGTGGGCGCGGCGGTGCGCTCGGCCACCGACCTCTACCGGCTCGACCTCGCCGGGCGGCGGGGCGGTGGAGGGATCTGGCAGTCACTGGCGGGCTCGTTCTCCGTGGCGGCGTACGCGACGCCCGCCTCGCGCTGGCTGATATCTCCCGCCGACAGTTCCGTGGCCCGCGAACCCGCGGGCAGCCGGGCCCCTCACCTCACGACCGGCGACGCGGCGAGCACCAACGCGACGACGGGCCACGCGGCAACCGGCACCGCGGCCGACAGCGCGACGGCCGACGACCCGACCGCCGGCAGCCTGCCGGCCGGTACCTCCGCCACCTCCGCGACGCTCGACCCCGCGGCGCGGCACTCCATGGTTCAGAGCCCCGTATCAGCGCCCCCCTCGGCTCACGGCGCACCGGCGCGCGAGGCGACGGCAGCACCAGGTCCCCGGCCCTTCCCGGACGGCCGCACGACCGGCCCGATGACAGGTCTGGCGGGCCCGCTGGCAGGCCCGGCCTCCGGACCGGTGACGGAACCGGCTAAGGGCCCGCCGTCCACCGTTGTGCCCGCCCAGCCCGGACCCGAAACGCCGCGCGACCACGGCCAGCGCGTGGGCCACAGCGATGTGTCGAAGCTGCGCGAGGCGGCCGAGGACGCACGCCGCTGGGACTCCAAGTACGGCGGCGGAGACTGGCGTTCGTCGATGGTCCCCGAGTGCCTTCGGGTGGACGCGGCGCCGCTGCTGCTCGGCTCGTACACCGATGAGGTGGGCCGCGCACTGTTCGGCGCGACCGCCGAGCTGACCCGGCTGGCCGGGTGGATGGCCTTCGACACCGGCCAGCAGGAAGCGGCCCAGCGCTACTACATCCAGGCGCTGCGGCTCGCCCGCGCGGCCGCGGACGTACCGCTCGGCGGCTACGTGCTGGCCTCGATGTCCCTGCAGGCGACCTACCGGGACTTCCCCGACGAGGGGGTGGACCTCGCGCAGGCGGCCGTCGAACGCAACCGCGGCCTGGCCACCGCGCGCACCATGAGCTTCTTCCGACTGGTCGAGGCACGGGCGCACGCGAAGGCCGGCGATTCGACGGCCGCCGGAGCGGCGCTGCGGGCGGCGGAGGGCTGGCTGGAGCGGTCCCGTGAGGGCGATCCGGATCCGACCTGGCTCGGTTTCTACTCGTACGACCGTTTCGCGGCAGATGCCGCGGAATGCTACCGGGACCTGAAACTGCCCAGGCAGGTGAGGCGGTTCACCGAGCAGGCCCTGTCGCGCCCCACCGAGGAGTACGTGCGGTCGCACGGACTGCGGCTGGTGGTGAGCGCGGTCGCCGAGCTGGAGTCGGGCAATCTCGACGCGGCGTGCGCGGCGGGCACCCGGGCGGTGGAGGTGGCCGGGAGGATCTCCTCGGCACGGACGACCGAATACGTACGGGACCTGTTGCACCGCCTGGAACCGTACGGGGACGAGCCGCGTGTGGCAGAGCTGCGGGAACGGGCCCGGCCGCTGTTGGTGGCGCCGGCGTAA
- a CDS encoding asparagine synthase-related protein: protein MRWLVGWSSIAASFGTAGRVSGRTSGQASGQGGYGQSGYGGYGDGGAPLHGGLADAAHPDDPGADAERTVHPVGAQLLWGDPDPLWAVGDWRPDEIRTLTADPADPFTRLAVLGCCGATDAELRRALYAARGGALRHLTQWSGSYTAVVQVGRRITVVGDLAGARPVFYTPWASGTAYATAALPLADLIEAQLDIGHLAALLACPDSPEALGDGTPYAGVRRIPPGHALILREGSREITGYEQVASLAVAAPEADAERAVEGVREALVDAVRARLTAPRHAPDAAPPYDPGPVPGMGPADRRAARGAPAPGVGADLSGGSASATLALLAAGLPGAPGSLLSPAGARLLAVTFNDLATPQGREAELERARAIAADPRLHHVVVAAAAEALPYAELDGPLTDEPGPSLVFAARERRRLAAGSADHFTGHGARQVLDAHPARMADLLMDRRRRHLLRPVAALARSASASGASGESLLVPLTVYSAARRLARTTYRAGMEAAAARLREGGVTERSSGPVDASLAALTWSRPGPAAGWLTGEALAEVSIRLTVAAGRPPLSLRPGEARARSLLARHAADHRVFEQAVEVRSQRLHAPFLDNQVVRAARALPESLRVQPGARAAILRSVLSSAGVREFPPGWGVTDRVPNETATRLGLRAALSDLLDLFASPLLADAGLIEARVVRQALLDAADGHPVPLDGLAELVSMELWLGRLLARRGTCWTGTSTARRRAVPEGVPVHRPALS, encoded by the coding sequence GTGCGCTGGTTGGTGGGTTGGAGCAGTATCGCCGCGAGCTTCGGCACTGCCGGAAGGGTCTCCGGCCGAACCTCCGGGCAGGCCTCCGGCCAGGGCGGATACGGCCAGAGCGGCTACGGCGGCTACGGCGACGGCGGCGCGCCCCTGCACGGCGGCCTCGCGGACGCCGCCCATCCGGACGACCCGGGCGCGGACGCGGAACGCACCGTCCACCCCGTCGGCGCACAACTGCTCTGGGGCGACCCCGACCCCCTCTGGGCCGTCGGCGACTGGCGCCCCGACGAGATCCGCACGCTCACGGCCGACCCCGCCGATCCCTTCACCCGGCTCGCCGTCCTCGGCTGCTGCGGCGCGACCGACGCCGAACTGCGCCGCGCCCTCTACGCCGCCCGCGGCGGCGCGCTGCGCCACCTCACCCAGTGGTCCGGCAGTTACACCGCCGTCGTCCAGGTCGGCCGCCGCATCACCGTCGTCGGCGACCTCGCGGGCGCCCGGCCCGTCTTCTACACCCCCTGGGCGAGCGGTACGGCGTACGCCACCGCCGCCCTGCCGCTCGCCGACCTCATCGAGGCCCAGCTCGACATCGGTCACCTCGCCGCCCTGCTGGCCTGCCCGGACAGTCCGGAGGCGCTGGGCGACGGCACACCGTACGCCGGGGTCCGGCGCATCCCGCCCGGGCACGCGCTCATCCTGCGCGAGGGCTCCCGCGAGATCACCGGCTACGAGCAGGTCGCCTCGCTCGCCGTGGCCGCCCCCGAGGCCGATGCCGAGCGCGCGGTGGAGGGCGTACGGGAAGCGTTGGTGGACGCGGTGCGCGCCCGGCTCACGGCTCCGCGGCATGCTCCCGACGCGGCTCCACCGTACGATCCCGGCCCCGTGCCCGGAATGGGCCCCGCCGACCGGCGCGCGGCCCGCGGCGCCCCGGCCCCCGGGGTGGGCGCCGACCTCTCCGGCGGCAGCGCCTCCGCGACGCTGGCGCTACTGGCGGCCGGTCTGCCGGGGGCGCCGGGCAGCCTGTTGAGTCCTGCCGGGGCGCGGCTGCTGGCCGTCACCTTCAACGACCTGGCCACCCCGCAGGGGCGCGAGGCCGAACTGGAACGGGCCCGGGCCATCGCGGCCGACCCGCGCCTGCACCACGTCGTGGTGGCCGCCGCCGCGGAAGCCCTCCCGTACGCCGAACTCGACGGCCCGCTCACCGACGAACCCGGCCCCTCGCTGGTCTTCGCCGCTCGCGAGCGGCGGCGGCTGGCCGCCGGCTCGGCCGACCACTTCACCGGCCACGGCGCCCGCCAGGTTCTCGACGCCCACCCGGCCCGCATGGCCGACCTCCTGATGGACCGCCGCCGGCGGCACCTGCTGCGCCCGGTGGCGGCGCTGGCCCGTTCGGCCTCCGCTTCCGGAGCCTCCGGGGAGTCCCTGCTGGTCCCGCTCACGGTGTACTCGGCGGCCCGAAGACTTGCCCGTACGACGTACCGCGCGGGCATGGAGGCCGCCGCGGCCCGGCTCCGCGAGGGCGGGGTCACCGAGAGATCCTCCGGTCCGGTGGACGCTTCCCTCGCCGCCCTGACCTGGTCCCGCCCGGGACCGGCGGCGGGCTGGCTCACAGGGGAGGCACTGGCGGAAGTATCGATCCGCCTGACGGTCGCCGCCGGCCGCCCGCCGCTGTCGCTGCGGCCTGGGGAGGCCCGCGCCCGCTCGTTGCTCGCCCGCCACGCCGCCGACCACCGGGTCTTCGAGCAGGCCGTGGAGGTCCGTAGCCAGCGGCTGCACGCCCCCTTCCTGGACAATCAGGTCGTGCGGGCCGCCCGCGCCCTGCCCGAGTCCCTGCGGGTCCAGCCCGGGGCCCGGGCCGCGATCTTGCGCAGCGTCCTGTCCTCGGCGGGGGTGCGGGAGTTCCCGCCGGGCTGGGGCGTTACGGACCGCGTGCCGAACGAGACGGCGACCCGGCTGGGGCTGCGGGCCGCCCTGAGCGATCTGCTGGACCTGTTCGCGTCGCCGTTGCTCGCGGACGCCGGGCTGATCGAGGCCCGGGTCGTGCGCCAGGCCCTGCTCGATGCGGCGGACGGGCACCCGGTCCCGTTGGACGGCCTGGCGGAACTGGTCTCGATGGAGCTGTGGCTCGGCCGTCTGCTGGCTCGGCGCGGCACCTGCTGGACGGGTACCTCCACGGCGCGGCGCCGGGCGGTGCCGGAGGGAGTCCCCGTGCACCGCCCGGCGCTGTCCTGA